CACCGCGAGGTAGGCGGTGGCGACGACGACCAGGGTCGGGCTGAGCACCGACGTGCGGGAGCGGCGCTCGCCGGGCGCGGTCTCGGCGACCGGGGGCTGGGTGGCCTCCTGGCGGGCCAGCCAGAACGCCCCGGACACCCCCACCAGCAGCCCGACCACGAAACCGGCCGGCGGGGCCACCAGCGCAGCCAGGAAGGTGATCGAGGGCGGTCCGACGACGAAGACGACCTCGTCGACGACGGACTCGAAGGCGAACGCGGTCTGCCGGTCGTCGGCGTCCTCCAGGGCGTGGGACCAGCGGGCCCGGACGGCGGCGCCCACGTTGGCCCCGCACGCCCCGGCCAGGGCGGCGAGCACGAACCAGGACCAGCGCGGGGCGTCGAGCACCACCGCGGAGGCGAAGGAGAGCCCGAGCACCAGGTAGGCGATCGAGGCCCAGACCAGCACCCGGCCCTGGCCGAGCCGGTCCATGCCGCGGGCCCACTGCGGGCTGCCGACGGCGAAGGCCAGCGACAGCGTGCCGGCCACGGCCCCGGCCAGGCCGTAGCTGCCGGTCTCGCCGGCGACGAGGAGCACCGAGCCCAGGCCGACGGTGGACATCGGCACCCGGGCCAACCAGCCGGCGAAGGAGAAGGCCCTCGAGCCGGGGACGGTGAAGATGCGGGCGTACGGGGAGAACGGGTTGAGCACGGGATCGATCTCGACTTCCTGGCCACAGGCGGAGACAAGGGGGCTTGCCGGACTCCCGGGTGGCAGCCCGATCGTAGGGGGCGGGGCAGGATGCCGGCGTGGCCACGTCGACCGTGTTGCGTCCCCTCACCCGCCGCCGTGAGGACGTCGACCCGCACCGCGCGGAGAGCAGGGTGGCCGCCTACGTCTACGGCAACGTGCTGGTGCTGGCCGCCGTCGTCGGCACCTCCCCGGCGACGGTGGACTCCGGGACCGCCGCGGTGCTCGTCGTGGGCACCGTGCTGTCCACCTACGTGGCGCACGTACTGGCGCACTCGATCGGTGCGCTGTTCACCGGGGGCGACCGGCGCCGGGTCGCCCAGGCGCTGCGGGACGCGACCCCGATCCTGAGCTCGGGCGTGCTCCCGGCCGCGCTGCTGCTGGGCACCGCGCTCGGCTGGCCGTCGGAGCTGGTCGGGCAGTCGCTGGCCTCGGCCGTCGGTGTCGTCCGGATCGCCGGGGTGGGCCTGGTCTACCGGCGGCTGCAGGCCGACGTCCCGCTGGGCCGCGCGGTGCTCGT
This sequence is a window from Geodermatophilaceae bacterium NBWT11. Protein-coding genes within it:
- a CDS encoding MFS transporter, which translates into the protein MSTVGLGSVLLVAGETGSYGLAGAVAGTLSLAFAVGSPQWARGMDRLGQGRVLVWASIAYLVLGLSFASAVVLDAPRWSWFVLAALAGACGANVGAAVRARWSHALEDADDRQTAFAFESVVDEVVFVVGPPSITFLAALVAPPAGFVVGLLVGVSGAFWLARQEATQPPVAETAPGERRSRTSVLSPTLVVVATAYLAVGTVFGAMDVVVVGFAEVQGAPVLAGVALAAYAGGSLVSGLAYGVVRLPGTLVTRFVACAVFFGVAAQGLLLVGSLPWLVAAAFLAGLAIAPVLVAGMSLVESRVDRRALNEGLTWTSTGLTLGVTGGAALAGAAVDAWGAQDAFLVPALGAAAAGVLALVGAVVLRRPDRERVAA